The Larus michahellis chromosome 18, bLarMic1.1, whole genome shotgun sequence genome contains the following window.
CTAtttctgagcagagctgcagcaaggcaAGGACTGATGGCTGTGGAGTAACCAGGGATGTCTTCCTCAACTTCAAGAGGCAGTGCCTGAAAGAGGACTCGCTGCAGTGTGTCCCACCCTCCAATGCCTCTAGGAGTGATGAAAGGttcccctgtgcccccacctAATTCCTCCTGGAAAGCAATGGTTTTCTCCTTCCACAGTCAGTGTGCAGATGGAAAGACCATGCAAAGGGCACAGGCAGGGTTGCAGTAGTtgtttaatgagtctaaagaatGCGAATGAGTCTAAAGAATGTGATCATTCCAAGTGGAGGCCCCCAGCGTGGGGAGCAGAAAGAGCAGACAAGAATGTGTTCCCCATTTCCTGTGGCAGAGTTCCCACAGGGCATCTGTTGACCTGCCCATCAAAGGGAGACAGGCTAGCAGGTTCCTCCAGGCTGGTTTCTGAGATCTTCACAACACGGCTTTAAGGGAAGCaccaaacatgaaaaaaaagatagaaaaagggggaatggaaaacaggaaaggtaaatgttctctgtgttttcagagacACCAGGTTGGCGTCTTCACATCTGTACTTGCAGGGAGAGTCAGAGATGGTCAGCTGCTCTTAAAACAAATGGCATGAAGTCTGATCCTCTGTCCAGCACCATATTCTGAGTTCCAAGGGGTCCTTACAGGGAGCCATTGACCGCATGTTTAGCAGGGGGGGCATCTGCTGCCACAGTAGcagctggaaatgcaggaaaggtcacagcagccagagttgatgggcactccatcacagctgaggatgctgccaatggcagcagaggtggaggatcccacaacggtgttctgtgggaaggagctgaggatggggccgggcagggtcaccaccacagcaggaggctcaatgacgacggtggagttctggcactgcctgacacagggctcattgcagctgttggccagtggggtcgggccacagggccggcagggttggcagggctggcactggtcgtagcaggacatgtcttggcttcggaggtgcacctgggagagaaggcagggaggaagcaaAACAAGGGGATGTGTGAGGAGCAGCCCGTCACATCACCATGAGAGAGACAAAGAACATGCAGGGCTAGGAGATGGAGATTGTGCATACAATGTGAGGACTTCTTGGCCTCGTTCTGACAGGTCCCAAAAAGAGCCACCAGCTCCTATGCAGCTACTGCCTGGCCCCTGAGTCCAGAAGCCACCTCAGCACAGTCCCAGCCTCCCTCCATGTCTaaccttctccctgcttccccctcccatgacaagcagccccatgagctggcAGAGAACAAAGCTGGTATCAGCTGAGAGGTCAGCTGAAGTGAGACCCCCTTttagagaaagcagagaaggagaaggggcttCAAACTAACCTgactcccaaggagaaggaggcaagagaagtggatgagagagtgaggagctgggctggctttTATCATGCACCTTAACTGCCCCAAGCTGCCAGAGGCATCCCTTGTAGAGGTGATTCTTTGCTGACAAGTTCATCTTGAATGCAAAACATCCCGAGCAATGCTATGAGCTATGTTTTGGCTTCCTGGATTGCTGTCTTTCCATTTCCTGCTTTATGCCAGGCACATTCCCCAGTGGAGGCATCTTTTgcatgacaggatgaggggcccAAGCATTTCTGGTGCAATACATGTTGGTGTGGGCAGACGACTCACCTCACATGCTGGAAGAGTCCAGGAAAGGTCACTCAAGACACACTAAACAGATGCTTTGACAACACCCACACATACTCACACACTAATCTAGACCTCTAGGCATCTAGAGTGAAATGAGAAGACTCAAGACACCCAATGAGAGGCTGCCTACACTGTCCAGGGCACAGGACACGCACTTGACAGAGTCATCTTCTGCAAATCCTGTTTGAAAGAGTTCATTGTGGCTGAGGGAAGACTGATGTGCACTCAGGGAGAGCCAGAGATGCAGCTGAGGAGAGTAACATACCCAGCTTGATGCCATTCACCCACACAAAAGCCCTTTCTCTATTATCCATCTGTGCCTGAGTACCAGGGACATGGATATGGGGTTTAGCCATGGGATAGAGGTGTTTGTAGGCTCTGGTGGAAGAGCCTGTGGGTTCACTTCTGACCGTATGATGAAGCAAGCCATGTGCAGGTGACCAGGTAGGCAGGCCCTGCTGTGAGCTTATGCTAGCTGAGGAGTTCAAAGGCCACCATTGGTCATTATCAGGATCGGTGTCTCCAGAAAGATGATTCATTCCATTTCCTGTGGGCATCTGCTTAGGATGGGACGAGACCCTTGTGTGAGCTGAtgtctctccactgactgtggGCAGAGTCTGTAGagtctgttggagtgggtccaaagAAAGGCTCCAGAAATGATCCAagggttggaacacctctcctgtgaagaaaggctgagagaggtggggttgtttagcctggagaggaggaggccctagggagaccttcttgtggttttgcaatttttgaaggtggcttataagaaagaaggagaaagacgTTTTATCGGGGCCTGTAGTGAAAGGCCAAGGGTCAATagcttaaaactgaaagagggtagatttagattggacataaggaagaaattattctatgatgagggtggtgagacactataAAAGATTGCCTGGAGATGTTATGGAAGCCCCAttattggaagtgttcaaggttaGGTTAGGTGGAGCTCTGAGAAATGCGATCTAGTGAGAGATGCTACTGGCCATGAcaagggggattggactagatggtctttcaAGGTGTCTTCCCATGTGTGCAAATGCATACATGAGCAGAGCAAGAGGAACATGTACGTGAGCATGAACCTGCACACACACCGCTGAGAACTAGGGCACCCAatgccagctctcagcctcttGGGATGACTCTAGGCAAGTCCTTCAGACCCCACAGTCAAGGCAATGAATCAGGCACCATCAGCTTTAGTGAGTTCAAGAGCTTGACGCTGGTTCAGTCAATTCTTTTCTCactagaaaagagagaagaagcaCAGTGGATTCAAAGCTGCCATGACCTTTCCAGATATTGAGCTTCTCCATGTCCCAACTCTGCGGGTCAGGCATAACATAAAATCTAGAGAATATCCATATTGCTGCAGCTGCAAAGAATCTCCACATTACAATTGAAAAAACTCCTCCAGGCTTAGATGGTCCCGGGTGTCCTAAGTGATCTCTTTAAGGGAGATGTTGGGGTGTGGGACTTGGCCCAGCACTGTAAAGGGTACAGTGCCTCAGTGGTGAGCCTGGGTCAAGCCCGactccccacaggctgcaaaaaCTGAGGCTGGAGCACCAGAAATGACACGGAATGATCCCTCTAAGAAAGTCACTCAGCATcttcaaagcattccttaaaatGCTATTTACTAGCGCTAAGACTAGAAAGAGAGGACAGTATAGACAACCTGAAATCCCGTCAGAGGCTGGGAACTCCAAGCCGCGCTATATCAGCTACTCTCACAGaatgaaagaatcacagaatggctgaggttgaaagggactCCTGGAAGTCACCTTGTCCACCCTCCCCACACAAGCAGAACCACCAAGAggcagttgcccaggaccatgtccaggtggttttttaatatttctatagAGGGAGATTCAGAAACTCCCTGGGACACCTATTCCAGTGCCCAGTCACTCCCACAGCACAGTACAATGTGCTGCCCTCTCTCCAGGGCACAGGTCACTGGACTGATCCCATCCACCGAGGATTACCCGGTTTCGGTCAGTCGAGTATTAGAGCATTGTCTTCAAAGGAAACAGTTCTATTCATCAGTTCTACTGTCAAACACCACAACCCTGCCAGTTGTTTATCGGATGCGAACAAATACGAGCAGCTTTCCCATCCCTGTTTCTTAGGGTGCAAATCAAGAGCTTGAGCAGAGGAGTAAGAATCATGTAAAGAACAGCTGCTGTTCTGTCCAGTGACCATTTGGAGGTCACTTCCCATGATGGTGAAGACACATGGGCCCTAGCAACAGACcacagcagtgaaatgggaagcacAGGTTGAGGCAGCTCTGGGcctgccttctgcacagcagagtcACAGGGTGGTTCTTGCTCTGCACCTGTAGGAAGTGAGAATGAAGATGAAGCAGGTCTCATCATCAGTACTGAAGGTAATCACGGCCTTGTTGGCACAAGTGCCAGCACAAGCCATGTCCAGGGCAGCTTGTGAATCAGCTAAGAAGTGGAGGATGTGCTTGGGCCTGCAGGAAGCCAAATGGGAGGTGAGTAATGCATGCAGAGAAGGAACCAGGGAACCAGCCGGCCATGTGCCTGCCACCAGCCAGATGCACACAGCCTTATGCACGATAGCCTCATAGAGCAGTGGGTTGCAGAGCGTCAAGCAGTGGCCGTAGGACATGAGATTGTAGAGGAAGCATTGAGTGCTTCCCAGAGCCAGAAGTATAGCTGGGCTATGCAGCTGGAGTGGCTGTGCTGTGGAAGGAGATGTGTATGTCCCCTGGCCTGAGAAGCCATCCAGCACCTTTGGAAGGAAGGCACCAGAGAAGAGAGACTGCAACTTTTGGTCTTCAGTCATTCTGAGCTACACTTCATCCACCATAATTCCCTCTCAGTGGAGGACATGGGTGGGAGGATTACCATCCTTGTACAGTTTTGCCAAGAAAACCTAGATTTTCATGGTGGGAAATAAGATATGAGACTGTAGTGGCGGCCAAGAGGTAGTTCCACTGATCATAAGGGATGAGACGTACAGGTTAAAAAGCGTTCTGCCCCCAAGAAAGGCAGCCAATTCCTGAGTAAAAATTATTTAGGGGGACCAATGAAGCAGTCAAGAGCTCTGCACCTGCCTTCAGCACTGATGGGAAGTGCTCCCAGTACCCTCATCCTTGCTGATCTTCCCGTTCTCCTGCACGGTCTCTATCACAGCAATTTGATCTCCTTCAGAAATCAACTGTCCCCACTTCTATGCTGACCACTCTCAGCTCCCACATGCTTAGCTCCAATTTCGAGCCTTGATACCTTCAGCGGCATAGATAActaccctgctgctgcctccaggccATGGCCCCTAAATTACGTGGTGGAGGGGAGAGGTCATCCCAAAGGCTGTTCCCTACATGACCACTCCTGCTATTCTGCCAGCAAATCATCTTCCAGAGCCCCACACCCttcaccccaccaccccacagcagcTCCGTCCATAGCAAGAAGAACACCCTTCCTCAAGAGCTCATGGGGCCGCTGAGCCCTCAGGGCCTCCTGCCTTCTGGGCATTTGCGGGCAGAGATATCAGCAGGGCAAGGCCTGATGCtcactggcagcagagcagccacagatgtcttcctcagctccaagggatggTTCCCAAAAGAGGAGCCAATGTACGGTGTTTGAACCGCTCATTTGTCTGTGACTGGAGCAGGGCTTCCTTGTGCTCTCAACCCCTTCCACCCCTTGTGCTTTGGCAGGACGGGATGtgtccacagagggaaggaccACGTGGAGGCCAAGCTTGAATGCAACGGAACTTTAATGAgtcagaagagggaaagaaagtcaTTCCAAGTGGGGGGTGACAGTTCATGAAGCCCCAGGGGTGAATCTGCGGTCCTCAGCTGTGGAGATGTTCCTGCGTcgtgtctgtctgcctgccccatagaggATGAGGAAGACAGATGGTCCCCACCAGATTGGTCTTGGGGGAACCTTGCTGCTAAGGGGATgtgaagcaaacaaggaaaagggagagaacaGCAAAATCATTCAGCTATGCTGAAAGCAGCATTGAAAACATCAATCCTTTGCCCAGCACCATGTTGTGATTCCTCAGGGTGTCTCCTTGGGGTTTCCCCCAGAGTCTTTAGCAGGGGAGGCACCTTCTGCCACTGTAGCgtctggaaatgccagagaggtcacagcacgcagaggtgatgggcactccatcacagctgaggatgctgccaacggcagcggaggtggaggatcccacaacggtgttctgtgggaaggagctgaggatggggccaggcagggtcaccaccacgggagaGGGCTGGATGACAACGGaagagttctggcactgcctgacacagggctcattgcagctgttggccagaggtgttgggccacagggccggcagggctggcactggtcgtagcaggacatgtctcaagggtggaggtgcacctgggagagaagcagggaggaaagagagcaCAAGGGTGTGTGAGGAGCCGCGTGGTTACCCTGTCACAAAGGAGCCAAGGCCACTACTGAGTGGGGAGCTGGTAGCTCCGCCTGGAGCCACATGGTATATATTGCACTACAAAGAGCAGCCTGGCCCAGGGAAGGCCTTTCCTTGGGCATAAACCAAAAGATCCTtctgccacatcccagcctctCACTAAGCAGACCTTCTCCACTCTTCCATCTATCATGACAAGAAGTTACAAAGCCAAGGATAGGACATAGCCAATATCAGCTGAGACGTCCATCAAGGAGAGATTTCACTTTGGAAGAGGTAATGACGGTCCCGAATCACCCggttcccaaggagaaggaagccagagaagtggatgagagagcagggacttgggctggcttttatacctgcccttcattgccgcagcaccagaggcatcatttgcagaggtaacaatttttgcacaagctcatcttgaatgcaaaccGTCACACCTAATgatatgggctgtgctttggtttccaacactgctgccttttcatttccagagctGTGCCATGCCCATTCCCAAATGAAAGCTTCTTGTTACTGCTAGAATGAaaggccccaggatttccagggcaggaatgcagcagtgcaAGGCAGAAGAGTCAGCTCAAGTGCTGGATGCATCCAGAGCAGGAAATACACCTCAGCTTGGGTCACTCTGGTGGGGCTGTTTGAAGTGTTTTCCTCAGGAAGACAATTCAGCCATCCTCAGCTCGACGCCCATGGGCTCCCATGCATGAGGAgtctttcccccccttctctgctccctccagtgGTCACTTGTTGTTGCCTCCCCAGGTATGTGCGTTGTGCTGCTACGTTTTGAACCCGTCCTGACTACCATTGATctcaggaaaaaattctggtgTTTTGGAATGGTGCCCACTCCCTGGAGTCTGTGAGTACACAAACAATGGCATGGGCATGCCTGGGTCCTTGTGCTTCCCCAGGAAGTTCTAACTCTGTAACAACCCCATCTGTCCTTGGCAGACTCCACGCTTGCTTGTGTCCCTACTTGTCTTCTTGTCTTATGTGCACTTGTGTGCAGCCATGTTTGTGTGGATGAGTGTGGGAGCACAAATTTGTGGATGACTTGATGCTGTTGTGCAttaacgtgtgtgtgtgtgtatccttTTGCGTTCCTCATCACAAGGGAATGTGCTGCTCATGGTGGGGACAGTCACAGGAGTGCCAAAGTGCAGCAGGTTCCCAAGGTCAGAAGGAGCCTTACTGCAGTGGAGTGGTGATGGCACCACCCTGCTGGAGATGCgtccagggaagaggcactgaaatgcagcccctgcctcctgatgcctccttctcctgcccctgcagagctcaCGCTCCACTCCTGCCCATTTCAGGCCACGACAACGATGGATTCACTCCAACCTTCATCTTTAGTTGAATTCAATGTGACAATACTGAGAGTGCCTCAGCATGGCTGGCAGTCCCCACTCCTGGCCGCTCCAGGCCAgaacacagctgctctccccagttCTAGAGAGTTCAAAGGATGGGGACTGCTTTCTGGgcaaggagaaaggctgaggaatccTGCCCACCATGTGCCGGCCAAACCTGAGTGGATCTTCTTCCAAAGCAGTGTCAGTGGTTTCTGGGATGTGCTTGTGCTCTTCACAggcctggtgctgtgccaggcaggggctgagaccttttcgcaaacaggtcctgaatgaaCGGAACACAGAGTCTGATATCACTGCACTGTGAGCGGAAGAACAGTCTCTGTGGATTTCACAGGAGGAGCCAAAGAACTGATGACAGCTTTGATGTTCTTGCTCAGAATGTTCATGTCCCCTACTGGAATCTCAGTCTGAGCATCCAGCAACTGTCCTTGGGAGGGAAGGGACATTGGATCCAAGGCCACACTCCCCTAAAGCCTACTACTGTCAACAGGGCTGTCCAGAGATGCCCTCATTGAAACAAGGGCTATGCACAGTATAGAAAGTTCCTGAGCCCATATCCCTGCCTGAAGGTTTGCCTGCCCGGACTCACATCCAGCTTGGAGATAAGGCAGCTGAGGGCTCCTCCACTTCCCTGTAGTGACCCCATGGAGATGAGTGCTCTTCCAGGAGAGCTCATCCAGGGCTGGTTTCCCTCTCCATGGAGGTGCTTCCCAGCTGAGAAGCTGATGGCCAAGCTCATTGCTTTCTCAGGAGGTAACAGGCactgtggagaagggaagggcagggcaggagtGTACGTAGAGTTTAGCAAGACCTTTGACACCCTCTCTCCTACTTCCTTCAGAGCCAAATTAGGGATAAATGGTTTGGAGAATGATAAGGTGAGAGGAAAATTGGCTGTAGTGGAAGGCAGAATGTGTTGTGAGCTGTggtgcaaagcccagctggcagTCACGTACTAGTGGGGTCTCTCAGGGATCAAGCAGTAGGACCAACACTGTTTCTTGATTTCATGAGCAACAcgagaggtgggaaggagagcaCTCCCACCAAGGCTTTGGCAAACACTGACAAGGGGGGAACAGGCGCTACACTGAGCTGTGTATAGGTAAAGCGTTCTGAACAGGTCAAGGAGCCACTTGTTCAGAGGAGACAGAGAAGACAGGCCTTGCCTCTGGAAGTGCCCAATGACAGGAGTAGAGGCAATGGACATCAGCTGGAACATGGGGAGTTCTCATGAAGCAGTAGGCTAAAAGAAATAGTGAGTCAAGGAAGgggtttcccagggaggctgtgcaatctccatcctgggaggtgttcaaggctggaCTGAATGTGGCTTTCAGCAATCTGAGTGGTACTGAGGAAAGGCTGATGcagatgacctctggagatccATTCTCACCTACATTCTGACACTGGgattccccaccacccctgccctccctgacccCTGCCCACCCATGAGCAAATTTGTCCTCACACTCCCTCTGCCCCAACACAACTCCTAGGCATTGTGCTgggtctgcagagcagcagctgaagggaggctctcagcctccccacTCCCAGCCTCAGGAAACGAGTGGCTGCTGGTTCCAGCTCCTGGGCTCGGAgagagctctgggaagctggTCCATGTGCCCAtgtgaggggaggggagggggagggggaggggcaggggaggggagggggaggggaggggaggcgaggCGGAGCAGAGAGCTGGGGCAGGCGGCAACCAGCGAGGCGCTGGTGGCGGAGCGGCGGGATGCGGCGGTGCTGGGGCgcagggctggcggggctggccgcgctgctgctgggtgtgtggggctggcggcggtggatggggccggggctgtgccggcgtgttccccggggagcccagcgacaactcttccctctccttcttcagcctctctttaCCATTCCTGGCTCTGCCATCTTTTGTGCCCCTTCCCAACCCTCTCAGTCCCTCTTCCCCTTCTATCTCTTTCTTCACCACCTCTGTCAGTACGAGACTCCTTGCATGTACACCTGATTTTTCATGCACCCTCTCCGTCCCCTGTGCATTCTGCAGTTCTTAATGCTCTCCGTATAGCCTTCTCTCCTTCACTGTAACAAACTCTGATGCCTGTCTGCTCTTTATGCACCCACCCACTCACCTTCTGACCGATCATGCATCTACCATCTCCAAAGCCTCTTCCTAGTCCCCAAGACCCCTCTCTCacctttccctctgcttccttcatATCCATAACCACAAATTATCTTTTCTGCACTGTGTCATTATTCCATGTACCCTCTGATCCCCCTGTGCTTTCAGCATTTATTCTTCTTCTCAATTCAACCCTTCATCCTTCACTGTAATACATCCAactctcctgtctcctcctcttATCCCCACCCATGCATCCACCCATCCATGCCTCCACCTGGCTTTCATTCGATCTCTGTATGCATCCATTTCAAAGTCCCTTGCAGACTTGTCCCCTTGCTCCACAAACCCACACCAGCATCACTCTTGATGACCACATGGTCCCCATTTGTTCCAGTCCAGCTCTATCCACATGCCACTCTTTCTGACGATTTCTCTGGCAAAAGAGACCTGGGTGCTCTTTAGTGATCTttggccttttcttctcctttctctatAGTGGCTGCGGGCAGAGCCCAGGTGCAGCAGGAGCCATCGGCAGAGACCACCAAGGGCACCGCCATCCGCATGAACTGCTCACACCCCAACATTCAGGGGAACATGAACATTCAGTGGCACCGTCAGCTTGCAGACCAGGCACCACATCACATTGTGACAGGTGTCACCGGAGACAAACCAGTGCAGGGCGCGCcgaggggggctgtgggtgtcggcagaccgccgctccagcgccctgtggctcgcccggccccggcgcggggacgcggcggtgtattactgcgccctgggagacacggggagaggagccggggctgcggccgggcaggaaccggcgcgggcggggccaGGAGTGtgtgtcggggccgggggggacagtCCCGGacgggcccgccagggggcgctgccgctccgcctGCCGGGGTCACCTCGCCCCAACCGGCCCCAACCGGCCCCACGACCCAGGCCATTTCCCCCGCccgaccggccccggccccggcagctgcAACCCCGCACTCCCAGCGGGacgcacacagaaatcccccgctacgctgccgccgccgctggggCAGGAATGGCGCCCGGAGCGCTGGCCGtgtccggcggggcccggcaaggggcgatggcagccgccggccccgctggcgcccggccgggagcagcgcctttctgctccgcacagggcggcgggcggcagagatcctcctgcccacgggcagccgcccagccctcgctcctgccGCACGGACCGCCCACTGCTGACATGGAACATACAGGGCCTCTTCTCGGCCTCTTGACTTTCCCCACGAGGATGC
Protein-coding sequences here:
- the LOC141732878 gene encoding feather beta keratin-like gives rise to the protein MSCYDQCQPCRPCGPTPLANSCNEPCVRQCQNSSVVIQPSPVVVTLPGPILSSFPQNTVVGSSTSAAVGSILSCDGVPITSACCDLSGISRRYSGRRCLPC